A genomic segment from uncultured Desulfuromonas sp. encodes:
- the nqrE gene encoding NADH:ubiquinone reductase (Na(+)-transporting) subunit E, with product MSHYFMIFFKSVFIDNIALTFFLGMCTFIALSKKVDTAFMLGIAVVAVELVTVPVNNLLYVFLLKKGALAWAGYPELDLSFLGLICYIGVIAAIVQILEMALDKYLPALYNALGIFLPLITVNCAILGASLFMVERDYNVMESTVYGVGVGTGFALAICLLAGIREKLTYSDVPKGLRGVGITFIIVGLVAMSFKAFSGLTF from the coding sequence ATGTCACATTATTTTATGATCTTTTTTAAATCGGTTTTTATCGACAACATTGCCCTCACCTTCTTCTTAGGGATGTGTACTTTTATCGCCCTGTCCAAGAAGGTTGACACGGCTTTCATGCTCGGTATTGCCGTTGTTGCTGTTGAGCTGGTTACCGTCCCCGTCAACAACCTGCTCTATGTTTTCCTGCTCAAAAAAGGTGCCTTGGCCTGGGCCGGTTATCCTGAGCTGGACCTGAGTTTTCTTGGTCTGATCTGCTATATCGGCGTTATCGCGGCGATTGTACAAATTCTCGAGATGGCCTTGGACAAATACCTGCCGGCACTCTACAACGCCCTAGGTATTTTCCTTCCGCTGATCACGGTAAACTGCGCCATCCTTGGTGCGTCATTGTTCATGGTCGAGCGTGACTACAATGTCATGGAAAGTACCGTGTACGGTGTCGGTGTTGGTACGGGCTTTGCTCTGGCGATCTGCCTGCTGGCCGGTATCCGTGAGAAGCTGACCTACAGCGATGTTCCTAAAGGGCTTCGCGGTGTTGGCATCACTTTCATCATTGTTGGTTTGGTGGCTATGTCTTTTAAGGCCTTCTC
- a CDS encoding NADH:ubiquinone reductase (Na(+)-transporting) subunit D: MSKAKDALLDPIINNNPIALQILGICSALAVTNKMSTAFTMTIAVTIVTGFSNAAVSAIRNHIPNSIRIIVQMTVIATLVIIVDQMLKAYAYEMSKALSVYVGLIITNCIVMGRAEAYAMKAPVVESFMDGIGNGLGYGLILMLVGFVRELFGSGKIFGLTILSPVNDGGWYVTNGLMLLAPSAFFLIGFIIWALRTWKPELQE; this comes from the coding sequence ATGTCAAAAGCAAAAGACGCTCTGCTGGATCCAATAATTAACAACAACCCCATTGCATTGCAGATCCTTGGTATCTGTTCAGCTCTGGCGGTAACCAATAAGATGTCCACAGCATTCACCATGACCATTGCAGTAACCATTGTTACCGGCTTCTCCAATGCTGCGGTCAGTGCTATTCGTAACCACATTCCTAACAGTATCCGCATCATCGTCCAGATGACCGTCATTGCGACTCTGGTTATCATCGTTGACCAGATGCTCAAGGCTTATGCCTATGAAATGAGTAAAGCGCTCTCCGTTTACGTTGGTCTGATCATCACCAACTGTATCGTTATGGGTCGCGCTGAAGCTTACGCCATGAAGGCACCTGTCGTTGAAAGCTTCATGGATGGTATCGGTAACGGACTGGGCTATGGCCTTATCCTGATGCTGGTTGGTTTTGTCCGCGAACTGTTTGGTTCTGGAAAAATCTTTGGTCTGACCATTCTCAGCCCTGTCAACGATGGCGGCTGGTATGTCACTAATGGCCTGATGCTGCTGGCACCCAGCGCCTTCTTCCTGATCGGCTTCATCATCTGGGCTCTGCGGACCTGGAAGCCTGAACTCCAAGAATAG
- a CDS encoding Na(+)-translocating NADH-quinone reductase subunit C, whose product MSNDSIFKTFLVAFLLCVVCSVLVCLAAIVRIDREAYNKQLEVRKTVLAAAGFQQQIDDGGNIDELFTSNMELKIVDLASGEYTTAVDPATYNQKEALENPDLSVKIPADKDIAGMGSRAKYAAIYVAKNGDLVLPIRGAGMWGPMLGYIAVADNGSTVKGLTFYQHAETPGLGAEVDNPKWKAQWPGKEVYTGNNVAIKVVKNGSYDPNAATAVNTIDGLAGATVTSVKVSNIVRYWFGDDGFGKFLANQKAKRG is encoded by the coding sequence ATGTCTAATGATTCTATCTTTAAAACATTTTTGGTCGCTTTTCTGTTGTGCGTCGTTTGCTCTGTACTGGTTTGCCTTGCAGCGATCGTTCGTATCGACCGTGAAGCCTATAACAAGCAGCTAGAGGTCCGCAAAACCGTTCTTGCTGCGGCTGGATTTCAACAACAGATTGATGACGGCGGGAACATTGACGAGCTGTTCACCAGTAACATGGAACTGAAAATTGTTGATCTGGCTTCCGGTGAATACACAACAGCGGTCGATCCGGCAACGTACAACCAAAAAGAAGCGCTTGAAAACCCAGATCTTTCCGTGAAAATTCCTGCAGATAAGGACATCGCAGGCATGGGGTCTCGCGCTAAGTACGCGGCCATCTATGTGGCTAAAAACGGCGACCTCGTTCTGCCTATCCGCGGAGCTGGCATGTGGGGTCCCATGCTGGGCTACATTGCGGTTGCCGACAACGGCAGCACAGTTAAAGGTCTGACCTTCTACCAACACGCCGAGACTCCTGGTCTTGGTGCTGAAGTTGACAATCCCAAGTGGAAAGCTCAATGGCCCGGTAAAGAGGTCTACACCGGTAATAATGTTGCGATCAAAGTTGTTAAAAATGGCAGTTATGACCCTAATGCGGCGACCGCAGTCAACACCATTGACGGTCTGGCTGGCGCGACTGTAACCAGCGTCAAAGTGAGTAACATTGTCCGTTACTGGTTCGGCGACGATGGCTTTGGCAAATTCCTGGCCAATCAGAAAGCAAAGAGAGGTTAA
- a CDS encoding NADH:ubiquinone reductase (Na(+)-transporting) subunit B, translating to MKLLDELKPHFEKGGKWEKYAAVHEAIDTTLYSPATVTTGYTHVRDSINHKRVMSIIMLALLPCIFMAMWNSGFQENLTLNQMLAAGQIDALPGFSNSNSILANVLTGAGLLLPVFLVAIITEAIWVVVFAVMRKKSIDAGFLVSAVLITLLMPPTVPVWQVAIAASFGVVIGREIFGGIGMNFLNPALVAWVFMSLAYPGSMSGDAVWTAVDGYTGATPLAMALSDGTASLAAQGITWKAAFLGTIPGSLGETSALACLFGAVILLVSGIASWRIMASIVLGVVAVSSLLCMFDTNAMNPAWHLVLGGLAFGTVFLATDHSSSAMTSKGQWAYGLLIGALVVIVRVYNPMMPESVGLIILFGNVSAPLIDRIVVNAHIKKRKLRHV from the coding sequence GTGAAATTACTCGACGAATTGAAACCTCACTTTGAGAAGGGTGGCAAGTGGGAAAAGTATGCCGCCGTCCACGAAGCCATTGATACAACATTGTATTCTCCTGCTACTGTCACGACGGGTTACACTCATGTCCGCGACAGCATCAACCATAAGCGGGTCATGAGCATCATTATGCTGGCTCTTCTGCCTTGCATCTTTATGGCCATGTGGAACAGCGGCTTTCAGGAAAACCTGACCCTGAACCAGATGCTGGCGGCTGGCCAGATTGACGCACTTCCCGGCTTCAGTAACAGCAATTCCATTCTGGCTAACGTCCTTACCGGTGCCGGACTTTTGCTGCCGGTCTTCCTGGTTGCCATTATCACAGAAGCCATCTGGGTTGTCGTCTTTGCCGTAATGAGAAAGAAATCCATCGACGCAGGATTTCTCGTGTCAGCGGTTTTGATCACACTGCTTATGCCGCCAACGGTTCCGGTATGGCAAGTTGCCATCGCCGCCTCGTTTGGTGTTGTCATTGGCCGTGAGATTTTTGGCGGCATCGGCATGAACTTCCTCAACCCGGCTCTGGTCGCTTGGGTTTTCATGTCTCTGGCTTATCCCGGCTCCATGTCGGGAGATGCGGTATGGACAGCTGTTGACGGTTACACCGGCGCAACGCCTCTAGCAATGGCACTGAGCGATGGAACTGCGAGCCTTGCTGCTCAGGGCATTACCTGGAAAGCGGCCTTCCTCGGCACGATTCCCGGATCTCTTGGTGAAACGTCTGCCCTGGCCTGTCTGTTTGGTGCTGTTATTCTGCTGGTTTCCGGTATCGCGTCTTGGCGCATCATGGCATCCATTGTCCTTGGCGTGGTTGCCGTCTCTTCCTTGCTGTGCATGTTTGACACCAATGCGATGAATCCCGCTTGGCACCTTGTTCTTGGTGGCCTTGCCTTTGGTACAGTGTTCCTGGCAACAGACCACTCTTCCTCTGCGATGACAAGCAAAGGACAATGGGCTTATGGGCTGCTGATCGGTGCGCTGGTCGTCATCGTTCGTGTTTACAACCCGATGATGCCTGAGAGTGTCGGCCTGATCATCCTGTTCGGCAATGTCTCGGCACCGCTGATCGACCGCATTGTCGTGAACGCACACATCAAGAAAAGGAAGTTGCGCCATGTCTAA
- a CDS encoding Na(+)-translocating NADH-quinone reductase subunit A: MIKINKGLDLPITGSPEQSISDGPTVKTVAVLGPDYVGMKPSMSVKVGDQVKLGQKLFADKKTEGVVFTSPGCGKVVAINRGARRVLQSVVIELNGDDAEVFPSFKEEELAGLDRDKVVSNLVESGLWTALRTRPYSKSPAIDSTPASIFVAAMDTNPLCAKAELIIKEEEQAFANGLKVLTRLTNGSVYVCQKPNAVLPKVEGTRSEEFDGPHPAGLSGTHIHFLDPVNANKTVWSINYQDVIAFGKFFVTGKLPVDRIIALGGPGVKNPRLIRTRMGASLDELLTGELNAGNQRVVSGSVFHGTTAEGPLAFLGRYHLQVSVLPEKREREFLASLTAGGDRFSLKRVFLSAFTGGPSAPMNTSQYGRKGNILSIGSFEKVMPLDVLPNYLLRSLAAGDTDQAQLLGCLELDEEDLALCTYACSGKNDYGVMLREALTTIEKEG, translated from the coding sequence ATGATCAAAATTAACAAGGGCTTGGATCTGCCGATTACAGGCAGCCCCGAACAGAGCATCTCTGACGGCCCGACGGTGAAAACCGTCGCCGTACTCGGCCCAGACTATGTCGGCATGAAGCCGAGTATGAGTGTGAAGGTGGGTGACCAGGTGAAACTTGGTCAGAAGCTGTTTGCGGACAAGAAAACCGAAGGTGTTGTTTTCACATCTCCGGGCTGCGGTAAAGTCGTTGCAATCAACCGCGGTGCTCGTCGCGTTCTGCAATCAGTCGTTATTGAACTCAATGGTGATGACGCTGAAGTTTTCCCTTCTTTCAAAGAAGAGGAATTGGCAGGCCTTGATCGCGACAAGGTCGTCAGCAACCTGGTTGAATCCGGGCTGTGGACAGCGCTGAGAACACGTCCTTATAGTAAATCTCCGGCAATCGACAGCACCCCTGCTTCTATCTTTGTTGCCGCCATGGACACAAACCCTCTTTGTGCCAAAGCGGAATTGATTATCAAAGAAGAGGAACAAGCATTTGCCAACGGCCTCAAGGTTCTGACCCGACTGACAAATGGATCCGTTTACGTTTGCCAAAAGCCGAATGCGGTTCTTCCCAAAGTTGAAGGGACCCGTTCTGAGGAGTTTGACGGACCTCATCCTGCAGGTCTTTCGGGAACCCACATTCACTTCCTCGACCCCGTAAACGCAAATAAGACGGTTTGGTCAATCAACTATCAGGACGTGATTGCCTTTGGTAAGTTTTTTGTCACGGGCAAACTTCCAGTAGATCGCATTATTGCCCTGGGTGGCCCCGGCGTGAAAAATCCGCGTCTAATCCGTACCCGCATGGGTGCCAGCCTTGACGAACTGCTGACCGGCGAACTGAACGCCGGCAACCAGCGCGTTGTGTCTGGTTCGGTCTTCCACGGAACTACCGCAGAAGGTCCTCTGGCCTTCTTGGGGCGCTACCATCTGCAGGTTTCCGTTCTGCCCGAAAAACGTGAGCGCGAGTTCCTCGCCTCTCTGACTGCCGGTGGCGACCGTTTCTCATTGAAACGCGTTTTCCTGTCGGCATTTACCGGTGGACCCTCCGCGCCGATGAACACCAGCCAGTACGGTCGCAAGGGCAACATCCTCTCCATTGGCTCCTTTGAAAAGGTAATGCCTCTGGACGTTCTGCCCAACTACCTGCTGCGCAGCCTGGCTGCAGGCGACACAGACCAAGCTCAACTGTTGGGTTGTCTGGAACTGGATGAAGAAGATCTGGCCCTGTGCACGTACGCTTGTTCCGGCAAGAACGATTACGGCGTCATGCTGCGTGAGGCACTTACCACCATCGAGAAAGAGGGATAA
- a CDS encoding PilZ domain-containing protein — translation MAQHSILISAEVQSLLRLDDDFSHKEGFTVFVAESAKDLLKQAREHHPDIIFLIPSLELDQRNCCRLLKEDSRVSDIPVVAIVDSTADEDLDHCHKARPDDILFTPINTHLFLTSARRILGLAHRSFSRLQTSLVVDYGLTKTKKRVACAYNLSTGGIFISTENPPKVNEQIHISLILPPSKDALHCEGIVTWINHAKAPAYPDIPPGFGVQFMSLNISDLFAIRNFIDNQEKIRCTPAN, via the coding sequence ATGGCACAACACAGCATACTAATTTCTGCGGAGGTTCAGTCATTACTGAGGCTCGACGATGATTTCTCTCACAAAGAGGGCTTCACCGTTTTTGTCGCGGAGTCGGCGAAAGACCTGTTGAAACAAGCCAGAGAGCACCATCCGGACATTATCTTCCTCATTCCATCACTCGAGCTTGACCAACGCAATTGCTGCCGCTTACTCAAAGAAGATTCCCGCGTCAGCGATATCCCGGTTGTCGCAATCGTCGACAGTACCGCAGATGAAGATCTGGACCACTGCCATAAGGCACGCCCGGATGACATCTTGTTTACCCCGATCAACACCCATCTTTTCCTGACTTCTGCCAGACGCATTCTTGGACTGGCTCATCGTTCTTTTTCTCGACTTCAGACCAGCCTGGTTGTGGATTACGGCTTAACAAAAACAAAAAAACGTGTCGCCTGCGCTTACAACTTGAGTACCGGTGGGATTTTCATTTCGACAGAAAATCCACCCAAGGTGAACGAGCAGATTCACATTTCCCTGATCCTCCCCCCCAGCAAAGATGCACTCCACTGCGAAGGGATTGTCACCTGGATCAACCACGCCAAAGCCCCTGCCTACCCAGACATCCCGCCCGGATTTGGTGTTCAGTTCATGTCCCTGAACATCTCTGATCTGTTCGCTATCCGTAACTTCATCGACAACCAGGAGAAGATTCGCTGTACTCCCGCCAACTAA
- a CDS encoding carboxy terminal-processing peptidase, whose protein sequence is MTPSTTLFKRFFALALLLSLLCIAPLAASPLTEKEFDPQRAKLLGYTVSQLLMRHHYTHKSLDDDLSVAAFDLYLKQLDAQKRFLLTRDVKMLGAYESYIDNEIRRGEINLPIYSAQIMAERIPVVEKMIEELLAEPFDFTLQEDLETDNEKLEFCQTEEQLKERWRKTLKYQVANRYLDLKEEQEQPAKEQPAETTEGEKGTESVPAKKYTDDELRQQAREKVAERYEHLLSRMLKEREEEHFDRYLNAVSRAYDPHSNYLPPDQKEDFDIHMRGSLEGIGALLREEDGYIKVVSLIPGGAAEQGGELESEDTILKVAEGTNEPVDITDTRIRDAVSLIRGPKGTEVRLHVRKADGSRRVISIVREVVQIQETFVKSMLITPEGSDESFGYLKIPSFYRDFQNGNKNARNVTDDTRTELNNLLKNDIHGLIIDLRNNGGGSLSDAVDTTGLFIQKGPVVQIKDSTGEIQVLSDNDAKQYYDGPIVILVNKFSASASEILAGALQDYHRAIVVGSKHTHGKGTVQAVLDLDDNLPFRNMEQYKPLGALKITIQKFYRVSGGSTQYRGIVPDIILPDRFEAVKSGEQYIDYSMPWDTIQSSNYKPLATHFSLPSLQKNSAERIANDSDMQEIVKQAEETRQRIENTRHELTFDAILAERKMLDEDHPLPDEPQDKPAKDEDWHKQVNEDPYVHEGMAIIHDVLSQDKNDG, encoded by the coding sequence ATGACCCCTTCAACGACTCTGTTTAAACGTTTTTTCGCCCTTGCCCTTCTGCTGAGCCTCCTCTGCATCGCACCGCTTGCAGCAAGCCCGTTGACAGAAAAAGAGTTTGATCCCCAACGCGCAAAACTTCTCGGCTACACCGTTAGCCAGTTACTGATGCGGCACCACTACACCCACAAAAGCCTTGACGACGACCTTTCCGTTGCAGCGTTTGACCTCTACCTCAAGCAGCTGGATGCACAGAAACGTTTTCTGCTAACCCGCGACGTTAAAATGCTCGGTGCTTACGAAAGCTACATTGACAATGAAATCCGCCGCGGTGAGATCAATCTGCCAATCTACAGCGCTCAGATCATGGCAGAACGCATACCCGTTGTTGAGAAAATGATCGAGGAGCTACTTGCCGAGCCTTTTGATTTCACTCTCCAGGAGGATTTGGAGACCGACAACGAAAAACTCGAATTCTGCCAAACGGAAGAGCAATTAAAAGAACGCTGGCGTAAAACGCTTAAATATCAGGTCGCCAACCGCTATCTGGACCTCAAGGAAGAACAGGAACAACCGGCAAAAGAGCAACCCGCTGAAACGACTGAAGGAGAAAAAGGGACAGAGTCTGTCCCTGCCAAAAAATATACGGACGACGAGCTGCGGCAGCAAGCTCGAGAGAAAGTCGCCGAACGCTACGAGCACCTGCTCTCGCGAATGCTCAAGGAGAGGGAAGAGGAGCACTTTGACCGTTATCTCAATGCCGTCTCCAGGGCCTATGATCCGCACAGCAACTACCTCCCTCCGGATCAAAAGGAAGACTTTGATATTCACATGCGTGGTTCCCTGGAAGGAATCGGCGCCTTATTGCGTGAAGAAGACGGTTACATCAAGGTTGTCAGTCTCATTCCTGGAGGAGCTGCTGAGCAGGGTGGCGAGCTTGAGAGTGAAGATACGATTCTTAAGGTTGCTGAAGGCACTAACGAGCCTGTGGACATCACCGACACGCGCATCCGCGATGCTGTTTCCCTGATCCGCGGACCTAAGGGAACGGAAGTCCGTCTTCATGTCAGAAAAGCTGATGGCTCGAGGCGGGTGATCTCCATCGTCCGAGAAGTGGTGCAAATTCAGGAGACGTTTGTCAAATCAATGCTTATCACCCCCGAAGGCAGTGATGAGTCCTTTGGCTATCTCAAGATCCCAAGTTTTTATCGCGACTTTCAAAATGGCAACAAAAACGCCCGCAATGTGACGGATGACACGCGAACTGAACTGAACAACTTACTCAAAAACGATATTCACGGCTTGATTATTGACTTGCGTAACAACGGCGGTGGCTCGCTCTCTGACGCCGTTGACACCACGGGGTTATTCATCCAAAAAGGACCCGTGGTCCAGATCAAGGACAGCACTGGAGAAATTCAGGTTCTTTCCGACAATGACGCCAAACAATACTATGATGGACCGATTGTCATCTTGGTCAACAAATTCAGCGCATCCGCTTCGGAAATTCTGGCTGGAGCTCTTCAGGACTACCATCGTGCCATTGTTGTCGGCAGTAAGCATACCCATGGCAAAGGCACGGTCCAGGCGGTCCTTGACCTTGACGACAATCTCCCGTTCCGCAATATGGAACAATATAAACCATTAGGTGCCTTGAAAATCACCATACAAAAGTTCTACCGTGTCAGTGGCGGTTCAACTCAGTACCGTGGCATCGTGCCCGATATCATTTTACCCGACCGATTTGAGGCGGTAAAAAGTGGTGAACAATACATTGACTATTCCATGCCGTGGGATACTATACAAAGTAGCAATTACAAGCCATTGGCAACCCATTTCTCTCTTCCGTCGCTGCAAAAAAACAGTGCCGAAAGGATCGCCAATGACAGCGACATGCAGGAAATTGTCAAGCAAGCGGAGGAAACTCGTCAACGGATCGAAAACACCCGCCACGAATTGACATTTGACGCCATTCTCGCCGAACGTAAGATGCTTGATGAAGATCACCCCCTGCCGGATGAACCGCAGGACAAGCCAGCGAAAGATGAAGACTGGCACAAACAAGTCAATGAAGATCCGTATGTCCATGAAGGCATGGCGATCATTCATGACGTGCTGAGCCAAGATAAGAACGACGGTTGA
- a CDS encoding diacylglycerol kinase: protein MAKPGKTGVSRVLDATRYSLSGLKAAWHHEAAFRQEVVLVAILTPIAFVMGSTLAETALLVTTLYLILLMELANSAIEAVVDRISDEHHPLAGRAKDIGSAMVFVALAGAGVVWLLILLS, encoded by the coding sequence ATGGCTAAACCAGGAAAAACAGGGGTGTCACGCGTTCTTGATGCAACCCGCTACTCATTGTCCGGACTTAAAGCCGCCTGGCACCATGAAGCGGCCTTTCGCCAAGAAGTTGTTCTCGTCGCCATTTTAACGCCCATCGCCTTCGTCATGGGATCAACACTGGCCGAAACGGCCCTCCTTGTGACGACCTTGTATCTTATTTTACTGATGGAGCTTGCCAATTCCGCGATTGAAGCCGTGGTTGATCGCATCAGCGACGAACATCATCCGCTTGCGGGCCGCGCCAAGGATATTGGATCGGCCATGGTTTTTGTTGCTCTGGCCGGAGCCGGCGTCGTTTGGTTGCTGATTTTACTGTCCTAG
- a CDS encoding helicase C-terminal domain-containing protein — MTSVTENTTANYLDHCLESMRQAIKDAQGNELFFLGHTNENLVITDITILARGHRSAVPALASRCRSGDTVIHNHPSGNLTPSDADLAIAARLGETGIGFHIVDNSVDNVYKVVDAYPQPQDKSILHEAVGNILTTNGPLATHLGTYEERPEQLRMAFAVTDAFNQEGLATIEAGTGTGKSLAYLIPAILWALDNEQPVAVSTNTINLQEQLISKDLPLLKQVMDREFLAVLVKGRNNYLCLRRLDSAHREPDLFQREQSSELSQLHEWAANTHVGSRDELTFVPSSAVWLEVCCEMDQCPRTRCPHYNRCFFHKARRRASHADLLVVNHALLLSDLALRAQTENYSAAAVLPPYSRIVFDEAHHLEDAATRNFSIRLSQVSFSYSLNRLVHPRKPEKGLLPRLLSVLARELPDSLSALYDSLYRRIETASLDCRQLREDLGELFSRQRDKLQPANEATTNSGFSWRITADCLKTERWLTLQKEFSPLVKQCEQLSDQLDQLVKACDLLPEKLYEKIVGHLTDTRAMSGRIQGLGSDLAVVLSAGDNACTWIEISESRSRQKDRILWMNSAPISVAATLKQAVYDRFRSIVFTSATLTVNRQFHYFHQRTGLNLCSEKRRQQLCLDSPFDFAHQTLVAIPTDIVPPTHPDYAVMLAEQIEQAVISSEGRSFVLFTAYSLLKKLYNQLEPPLQAQGFHCLYQGQSARHLLLKKFCLDQKHILFGTDSFWEGVDVPGRALEQVIITRLPFRVPTEPIQIARSEHLEQMGIDPFMHYTVPQAVLRLKQGFGRLIRHRQDRGVVLILDQRVINKGYGRIFLNSLPPAQRLTGPTHFIQKQIRQFFSPDSAYTEE; from the coding sequence GTGACATCCGTAACAGAAAACACTACAGCCAACTACCTTGATCACTGCCTCGAAAGCATGCGCCAGGCCATCAAGGACGCACAGGGCAATGAACTGTTTTTTCTCGGTCACACCAATGAAAATCTGGTCATTACCGACATCACCATTCTCGCCCGCGGCCATCGCTCGGCGGTTCCCGCTCTCGCCAGCCGCTGCCGTAGCGGTGACACGGTTATCCACAATCATCCATCGGGGAACCTGACCCCTTCTGATGCAGACCTGGCGATTGCTGCGCGCCTGGGCGAAACGGGTATTGGCTTCCACATTGTGGACAACTCTGTGGATAACGTTTACAAGGTGGTCGATGCCTACCCTCAACCTCAAGACAAAAGCATACTTCATGAAGCTGTGGGCAATATTCTAACAACCAACGGCCCTCTTGCCACCCATCTCGGCACCTATGAAGAACGCCCAGAGCAACTGAGAATGGCTTTTGCCGTCACCGATGCGTTCAACCAGGAAGGTCTTGCCACAATTGAGGCCGGCACAGGCACAGGAAAAAGCCTGGCCTATCTAATCCCGGCAATTCTATGGGCACTGGACAATGAACAGCCGGTCGCGGTCTCAACCAACACGATCAACCTACAGGAACAGTTGATCAGCAAAGACCTCCCCCTGCTCAAGCAAGTTATGGATCGTGAGTTTCTGGCCGTCTTGGTGAAAGGGCGCAACAACTACCTGTGTCTGAGACGACTTGATTCGGCACATCGTGAGCCGGATCTTTTCCAACGGGAACAGTCCAGCGAACTCAGCCAGCTGCATGAATGGGCGGCGAACACTCATGTTGGCAGTCGCGACGAATTGACATTTGTCCCTTCTTCCGCTGTCTGGCTGGAAGTCTGCTGTGAAATGGACCAGTGCCCAAGGACACGCTGCCCTCACTATAATCGCTGTTTTTTCCACAAAGCGCGGCGTCGTGCATCACACGCCGACTTGCTGGTGGTTAATCACGCACTTTTGTTATCAGACCTTGCCCTGCGCGCCCAAACAGAGAATTACAGTGCTGCGGCAGTCTTACCACCCTACAGTCGGATCGTTTTTGACGAAGCACATCACCTTGAAGATGCTGCGACACGCAACTTTTCCATCCGCCTGAGTCAGGTAAGTTTTTCTTACAGCCTCAATCGACTGGTCCATCCCCGCAAGCCGGAAAAAGGTCTGCTCCCTCGGCTGCTCTCCGTGTTAGCCCGTGAGTTGCCCGATTCACTGAGCGCGCTTTATGACAGTCTCTATCGACGAATTGAAACGGCCAGCCTGGACTGTCGCCAACTGCGCGAAGACCTCGGCGAATTATTCTCTCGCCAACGAGACAAATTACAACCCGCCAACGAAGCAACGACCAACAGTGGATTCTCCTGGAGGATCACGGCAGACTGCCTGAAAACAGAACGCTGGCTGACCCTACAAAAAGAATTCTCTCCTCTGGTCAAACAATGCGAGCAACTCTCCGACCAGCTGGACCAACTGGTAAAAGCGTGCGATCTGCTCCCCGAAAAGCTCTACGAGAAAATCGTTGGCCACCTTACAGATACCCGTGCCATGTCTGGTCGCATTCAGGGGTTAGGCAGTGATCTGGCTGTGGTCCTCAGCGCCGGAGACAATGCTTGCACCTGGATTGAAATCAGTGAATCCAGAAGTCGTCAAAAAGATCGCATTTTATGGATGAACAGCGCTCCAATCAGCGTCGCCGCCACCCTCAAGCAAGCCGTTTATGATCGTTTTCGCAGCATTGTTTTCACCAGCGCAACACTGACGGTTAACCGCCAATTTCACTATTTCCATCAGCGCACCGGTTTAAATCTGTGTTCGGAAAAACGCCGTCAACAACTCTGCCTGGACTCTCCGTTTGACTTTGCCCATCAGACACTGGTTGCTATCCCAACGGACATCGTTCCACCGACGCATCCAGACTATGCCGTCATGCTTGCCGAGCAAATTGAACAGGCAGTCATCTCTTCTGAAGGACGCAGCTTTGTTCTGTTTACTGCCTACTCACTGCTGAAAAAACTTTACAATCAGCTGGAACCTCCGCTGCAGGCCCAAGGGTTCCACTGCCTGTACCAGGGGCAGAGTGCTCGTCATTTGCTGTTAAAAAAGTTCTGTCTGGACCAGAAACATATCCTTTTCGGCACAGATTCCTTTTGGGAAGGGGTCGATGTCCCCGGCAGAGCATTGGAACAAGTGATCATTACCCGTTTGCCTTTCAGGGTACCAACAGAGCCGATCCAGATTGCCCGCAGTGAACACCTCGAGCAGATGGGGATTGATCCATTCATGCATTATACGGTCCCACAAGCGGTACTTCGCCTCAAGCAAGGATTCGGTCGACTGATTCGACATCGGCAGGATCGTGGAGTCGTGCTGATTCTTGATCAGCGCGTCATCAACAAGGGGTACGGCAGAATCTTTCTTAATTCGCTGCCTCCAGCACAACGGCTGACCGGGCCAACCCACTTTATTCAAAAGCAAATCCGGCAATTCTTTTCACCAGACAGCGCATATACAGAGGAGTGA
- a CDS encoding iron-sulfur cluster assembly scaffold protein has translation MYTDKVMDHFSNPRNVGQIENPNVVVKVGDPGCGDAVLIFLKIDDNIITDVKYKVYGCGAAIATTSMASTMVKGKTLDEALEVTDDKVAEALGGLPDSKMHCSNLAATAIRAAVTRYLTPPEKETA, from the coding sequence ATGTACACGGATAAAGTGATGGATCATTTCTCCAATCCGAGAAATGTGGGGCAGATTGAGAATCCCAATGTGGTTGTCAAGGTGGGTGATCCGGGTTGTGGAGATGCCGTTCTGATTTTTCTTAAAATCGACGACAACATTATTACGGATGTCAAATATAAGGTTTATGGTTGTGGTGCAGCGATTGCTACCACGTCCATGGCCAGTACCATGGTCAAGGGGAAGACCCTTGATGAAGCTTTGGAGGTCACAGACGATAAAGTGGCCGAAGCACTTGGTGGCCTGCCGGACAGTAAGATGCATTGTTCCAATCTTGCTGCCACCGCGATTAGGGCGGCTGTTACCCGCTATTTGACGCCACCTGAAAAAGAGACTGCCTGA